The following proteins are co-located in the Desulfatitalea tepidiphila genome:
- a CDS encoding molybdopterin molybdotransferase MoeA yields the protein MKPFFDVMDIDAVLALKARFEPVGAARIALEQALGRFLAEDLVADRDLPGFDRATMDGYAVRAASTYGASEGNPAYLNLVGAVGMGRTPDHRVGPGQASRIATGGMLPEGADAVVMIEHAEAVDDTTLEVYRSVAPGQHMVARDEDAARGEVLLPAGRRLRAQEIGLLAACGHTSVRVFDVPRVGIISTGDEVVPVTAEPAPGQVRDVNAYTLAALVAQAGGAPERYGIVKDRYEDLLDVCRRALAEKRMVLVSGGSSVGTRDLTEAVLSALSESSILVHGVSISPGKPTILARCGTKAFWGLPGHVTSAMVVFMVLVRPFLIHIGGGTGETPVRVRARLARNVASAQGRVDYVRVRLAEKEGQLWAEPILGASGLIRTMIAADGLMAVDLNSEGLERGAEVEVLLA from the coding sequence ATGAAACCATTTTTTGACGTGATGGATATCGATGCGGTGCTGGCCCTCAAGGCGCGGTTCGAGCCCGTGGGCGCCGCCCGGATTGCCCTGGAACAGGCCCTTGGAAGATTCCTGGCCGAAGATCTGGTGGCCGATCGCGACCTGCCGGGATTCGACCGCGCCACCATGGACGGGTACGCGGTCCGCGCCGCTTCCACCTATGGCGCCAGCGAGGGCAATCCCGCCTATCTGAACCTCGTGGGCGCGGTGGGCATGGGCCGGACGCCCGATCACCGGGTCGGCCCCGGGCAGGCATCGCGCATCGCCACCGGCGGCATGCTGCCCGAAGGCGCCGATGCCGTGGTGATGATCGAGCATGCCGAAGCCGTCGACGACACCACCCTCGAGGTGTACCGCAGCGTGGCACCGGGGCAGCACATGGTGGCCCGGGACGAGGATGCGGCCAGGGGCGAGGTGTTGCTGCCCGCCGGCCGGCGCCTCAGGGCCCAGGAAATCGGGCTGCTGGCGGCGTGCGGTCACACATCGGTGCGGGTGTTCGACGTGCCCCGGGTGGGGATCATCTCCACCGGCGACGAAGTGGTTCCCGTCACCGCCGAGCCGGCCCCCGGCCAGGTGCGCGACGTCAACGCCTACACCCTGGCGGCGCTGGTCGCCCAGGCCGGCGGCGCGCCGGAGCGCTACGGCATTGTCAAGGACCGCTACGAGGACCTGCTCGACGTGTGTCGCCGGGCCCTGGCCGAAAAACGCATGGTGCTGGTATCGGGCGGCAGTTCGGTGGGCACGCGCGATCTGACCGAGGCGGTGTTGTCCGCCCTGTCCGAAAGCAGCATCCTGGTGCATGGGGTCTCGATCAGTCCGGGCAAACCGACCATCCTGGCCCGCTGCGGCACCAAAGCCTTCTGGGGGCTGCCGGGGCATGTGACATCGGCCATGGTCGTGTTTATGGTATTGGTACGTCCCTTTCTGATACATATCGGCGGCGGGACCGGCGAAACGCCGGTGCGGGTGCGGGCCCGTCTCGCCCGCAACGTGGCCTCGGCCCAGGGCAGGGTCGATTATGTGCGCGTGCGGCTCGCGGAAAAGGAGGGCCAGCTGTGGGCCGAGCCGATCCTGGGGGCCTCGGGGCTGATCCGCACCATGATCGCGGCCGACGGGTTGATGGCCGTGGACCTGAACAGCGAAGGGTTGGAGCGGGGCGCCGAGGTCGAGGTGCTGTTGGCGTGA
- a CDS encoding molybdopterin biosynthesis protein, which yields MVPKRNVYLKMKSLEEARRIVLEAFGDRTPDAETVPTPEAVGRVLAEPVAARLSSPHFHAAAMDGIAVRATDTFGAHPAKPKTLTVGESAIFVNTGHVMPAGTDAVIMIENVQEHEAGRVVIEAPAFPWQNVRKMGEDIVATEMLFARRHRVTPYCVGALLAAGHFQVKVLRKPWLVIQPTGSELVDWRRQGECQLLPGQAIESNAYVLGKLAEAAGARYERLELLGDDLDAIAGAARAAVEKGADAVLIVGGSSAGSEDYARAVIERLGEILVHGVTMMPGKPTIVGRAGSTPVFGMPGYPVSNIIAFEQLVEPLLARMLGQPPARRERVDVYPTRKIPSKLGLEEFVRVKIGHVGDRLVATTLPRGAGQITSITEADGIIRIPSQLEGVAEDEPVTAELLKPLAAIGRTVVVVGSHDNTLDLLADELRAQGADLSLSSSHVGSLGGLMAVKRGVCHVAGTHLLDERTGTYNLADIKKYLPDVNVRLVHLVMRDQGLMVPAGNPKGIQGLEDLRREDVRLINRQSGSGTRILLDFRLRQLGIDPDQVAGYTNEEFTHMAVAAAVISGAADVGLGIYAAARALGLDFIPVVTEQYDLLIPGACFDSDPIQTMLRVIRSEAFKRRVNALGGYHTERTGEILL from the coding sequence GTGGTCCCGAAACGTAATGTCTATTTGAAGATGAAATCCCTGGAAGAGGCGCGGCGCATCGTGCTGGAGGCGTTCGGCGACCGGACACCCGATGCGGAGACGGTGCCGACGCCCGAAGCCGTGGGCCGGGTCCTGGCCGAACCCGTGGCCGCGCGGCTCTCCTCTCCCCATTTCCACGCGGCCGCCATGGACGGGATCGCCGTGCGCGCCACCGACACCTTCGGCGCCCATCCAGCCAAACCCAAGACGTTGACCGTCGGCGAGAGTGCGATCTTCGTCAATACCGGCCATGTGATGCCCGCCGGCACCGATGCCGTCATCATGATCGAAAACGTGCAGGAACACGAGGCGGGCCGGGTGGTGATCGAGGCGCCGGCCTTCCCATGGCAGAACGTGCGAAAAATGGGCGAGGACATCGTGGCCACGGAAATGCTGTTTGCCCGTCGGCACCGGGTGACGCCTTACTGCGTCGGCGCCCTGCTGGCTGCCGGTCACTTCCAGGTCAAGGTGCTGCGCAAGCCATGGCTGGTCATCCAGCCGACCGGTTCCGAACTGGTCGATTGGCGGCGCCAGGGCGAGTGCCAGTTGCTTCCCGGCCAGGCCATCGAATCCAATGCTTACGTGCTGGGCAAACTGGCCGAGGCGGCCGGCGCCCGGTATGAGCGTCTGGAATTGCTGGGCGACGACCTCGATGCCATCGCCGGCGCCGCGCGGGCGGCCGTCGAAAAGGGGGCCGACGCGGTCCTGATCGTGGGCGGTTCCTCTGCGGGGTCGGAGGATTATGCCCGCGCGGTGATCGAGCGCCTCGGCGAGATCCTGGTGCACGGGGTCACCATGATGCCGGGCAAGCCGACCATCGTGGGCCGGGCCGGGTCCACGCCCGTATTCGGCATGCCCGGATACCCGGTGTCGAACATCATCGCCTTCGAACAGCTCGTGGAGCCGCTGCTGGCCAGGATGCTGGGCCAGCCGCCGGCCCGCCGGGAGCGGGTCGATGTCTACCCCACGCGCAAGATTCCCTCCAAGCTGGGACTCGAAGAGTTCGTGCGCGTCAAGATCGGGCATGTGGGCGACCGCCTGGTGGCCACCACCCTGCCGCGCGGGGCGGGCCAGATCACCAGCATCACCGAGGCCGACGGCATCATCCGCATCCCCTCCCAACTCGAAGGGGTGGCCGAGGACGAACCGGTGACGGCCGAACTGCTCAAGCCCCTGGCGGCCATCGGCCGGACCGTGGTGGTCGTGGGCAGCCACGACAACACCCTGGACCTGCTGGCCGACGAACTGCGCGCCCAGGGGGCCGACCTGAGCCTGTCATCGAGCCACGTGGGCAGCCTGGGCGGGCTCATGGCCGTCAAGCGGGGCGTTTGCCACGTGGCCGGCACCCATCTGCTCGACGAGCGCACCGGCACCTACAACCTGGCCGACATCAAAAAGTACCTGCCCGATGTCAACGTGCGGCTGGTGCACCTGGTGATGCGCGACCAGGGCCTCATGGTGCCGGCCGGAAACCCGAAGGGCATCCAGGGGCTCGAGGACCTGCGGCGCGAGGACGTCCGCCTGATCAACCGCCAGAGCGGTTCGGGCACGCGCATCCTGCTCGACTTCCGGCTCCGGCAGTTGGGTATCGACCCGGACCAGGTCGCCGGCTACACCAACGAAGAGTTCACCCACATGGCCGTGGCCGCGGCCGTGATCAGCGGCGCGGCCGACGTGGGTCTCGGCATCTACGCAGCGGCCAGGGCTCTGGGCCTGGATTTCATTCCAGTGGTCACCGAGCAGTACGATCTGTTGATTCCAGGCGCCTGTTTCGACAGCGATCCGATTCAAACGATGCTGCGGGTGATCCGCAGCGAGGCGTTCAAACGCCGGGTCAACGCCCTGGGGGGGTATCACACCGAGCGTACCGGAGAAATACTTCTCTAA
- a CDS encoding archease, whose amino-acid sequence MAQLDPGYFRLFDHTADLGMEIYGDDAAALFANAARALFQSLVSTGEEQPAESCRKTIAVTGADWPDLMVNWLRELLYLWNGHQKILIDLHIESLSQTAVRAQVTAGDFDPRRHTVDQEIKAVTYHQIEAGPHGGRWRARVIFDI is encoded by the coding sequence ATGGCTCAACTCGATCCCGGTTATTTTCGCCTCTTCGATCATACCGCCGACCTGGGGATGGAGATCTACGGTGACGACGCGGCGGCCCTGTTCGCCAATGCGGCCCGGGCGCTGTTTCAATCGCTCGTGTCGACCGGGGAGGAGCAGCCGGCTGAAAGCTGCCGGAAAACGATCGCTGTCACCGGAGCGGACTGGCCCGACCTCATGGTCAACTGGCTCAGGGAACTGCTCTATCTCTGGAACGGGCATCAGAAGATTCTCATCGACCTTCACATCGAGTCCCTGTCCCAGACCGCCGTTCGCGCGCAGGTCACGGCGGGTGATTTCGATCCCCGGCGGCATACCGTCGACCAGGAGATCAAGGCGGTCACCTACCACCAGATCGAAGCCGGACCGCACGGCGGCCGCTGGCGCGCCAGGGTGATCTTTGATATCTAG
- a CDS encoding RtcB family protein, producing the protein MDIHRIDDYRWRVEPFGQMRVPGIVYTSAGMLDQLREEQALNQVANVATLPGIVKASLAMPDIHWGYGFPIGGVAAFDWNSGIVSPGGVGYDINCGVRLAATDLDYEDIRDRKRELVDALYRHVPSGVGSTGSVKLSAKEEKNVLRMGSRWAVQNGFGTDDDLAHTEDGGCLAHADPEQVSERALERGKQQLGTLGSGNHFVEVGVVEEIFLPDTAAAFGLREGQVTVLLHTGSRGLGYQICDDFLALLSKHVLTLGIQLPDRQLACAYIQSEEGRRYLGAMACAANYAWANRQILLHRCREVFEETLAIGPRDLNMRLVYDVCHNMAKKEEHMVDGRRQWLCVHRKGATRAFGPGQRAVSEAYREVGQPILIPGDMGTASYVLVGTQRAMEETFGSTCHGAGRVLSRKAAMRKAKGRSIARELEDQGILVRWTGRSTLAEEMPEAYKNVSEVVDVVHGAGISRKVARLRPLVVVKG; encoded by the coding sequence ATGGACATCCATCGCATCGACGACTATCGTTGGCGGGTCGAACCCTTTGGGCAGATGAGGGTGCCCGGCATCGTCTACACCAGCGCCGGCATGCTCGACCAGCTGCGCGAGGAGCAGGCCCTCAACCAGGTGGCCAACGTGGCGACCCTGCCCGGCATCGTCAAGGCCTCGCTGGCCATGCCGGACATCCACTGGGGATACGGTTTTCCCATCGGCGGGGTGGCCGCCTTCGACTGGAACAGCGGCATCGTGTCGCCCGGCGGCGTCGGCTACGACATCAACTGCGGGGTGCGCCTGGCGGCCACGGATCTGGACTACGAGGACATCCGCGACCGGAAGCGGGAACTGGTGGATGCCCTCTACCGCCACGTGCCCTCGGGCGTGGGGTCCACCGGTTCGGTCAAGCTGTCGGCCAAGGAGGAGAAGAACGTGCTGCGCATGGGCAGCCGCTGGGCGGTCCAGAACGGCTTCGGCACCGATGACGATCTGGCCCATACCGAGGACGGCGGGTGCCTGGCCCATGCCGATCCGGAACAGGTCAGCGAACGCGCCCTGGAGCGGGGCAAACAACAGCTCGGCACCCTCGGGTCGGGCAACCACTTCGTGGAAGTTGGCGTGGTCGAGGAGATTTTCCTGCCCGATACAGCCGCGGCCTTCGGTTTGCGCGAGGGGCAGGTCACCGTCCTGCTGCACACCGGTTCGCGGGGCTTGGGCTATCAAATCTGCGATGACTTTCTGGCGCTCCTGAGCAAGCATGTGCTGACCTTGGGCATCCAATTGCCCGATCGCCAGCTGGCCTGCGCCTACATTCAATCCGAAGAGGGCCGGCGCTACCTCGGCGCCATGGCCTGCGCCGCCAACTACGCCTGGGCCAACCGCCAGATCCTGCTGCACCGCTGCCGGGAGGTTTTCGAAGAGACCCTGGCCATCGGCCCGAGGGATTTGAACATGCGCCTGGTCTATGACGTGTGCCACAACATGGCCAAAAAGGAAGAGCACATGGTCGACGGCCGCCGGCAGTGGCTCTGCGTGCACCGCAAGGGCGCCACCCGCGCCTTCGGCCCCGGCCAGCGCGCCGTGAGCGAGGCGTATCGCGAGGTGGGCCAGCCGATTTTGATCCCCGGCGACATGGGCACCGCCTCTTACGTCCTGGTCGGCACCCAGCGAGCCATGGAAGAGACCTTCGGCTCCACCTGCCACGGCGCAGGCCGGGTTCTCAGCCGCAAGGCGGCCATGCGCAAGGCCAAGGGGCGCTCCATCGCCCGGGAACTCGAGGACCAGGGGATCCTCGTGCGTTGGACCGGCCGCAGTACCCTGGCCGAAGAGATGCCCGAGGCGTATAAAAACGTCTCCGAAGTCGTCGACGTGGTCCACGGCGCCGGCATTTCCAGGAAGGTGGCGCGGTTGCGGCCGTTGGTGGTGGTGAAGGGATAG
- a CDS encoding phosphomannomutase/phosphoglucomutase has protein sequence MINPEIFRQYDIRGIAGKDMTADDVMRIGQGIGTYLQQQGNRHVAVGRDCRTTSDEYAERIIEGLVATGCRVVDIGVCPTPVSYFAIRHLETEGAVMVTASHNPPEYNGFKICSGVDSVFGEQIQQVRAIIDEGAFQKGAGAVESYEILPDYIEHVLDNIELRRPLRVGLDAGNGTAGITAVPIIENLGCEVHELYTEMDGTFPNHEADPTVAANMAELVALVKEKGLDVGLGFDGDGDRLGVVDADGSLVYGDQLMILFSREILGRKPGATFVSEVKCSQTMYDDIEKHGGRAIMWKTGHSMIKKKMKEVKAELAGEMSGHLFFADRYMGFDDATYAACRLLEILAAERKTIAQLLADVPKTCNTPEIRMDCPDDIKFDVVARVTEYFRQREKVIDIDGVRVLFDNGWGLVRASNTQPALVLRFEALSQERLAEIRSQVETVLEKIKKEV, from the coding sequence ATGATCAATCCTGAAATATTTCGTCAATACGATATCCGCGGCATTGCCGGCAAGGACATGACGGCCGATGATGTGATGCGCATCGGCCAGGGCATCGGTACCTATCTGCAGCAGCAGGGCAACCGGCACGTCGCCGTGGGGCGGGATTGCCGAACGACCTCGGATGAATACGCCGAACGGATCATCGAAGGGCTGGTGGCCACCGGCTGCCGGGTGGTGGACATCGGCGTCTGCCCCACCCCGGTCTCCTACTTCGCCATCCGCCACCTGGAGACCGAAGGGGCGGTGATGGTCACCGCCAGCCACAATCCGCCCGAGTACAACGGCTTTAAAATTTGCAGCGGGGTGGATTCGGTCTTCGGGGAACAGATCCAGCAGGTTCGCGCGATCATCGATGAGGGGGCGTTCCAGAAAGGCGCCGGGGCCGTCGAATCCTACGAAATCCTGCCCGACTACATCGAGCATGTGTTGGACAATATCGAGCTGCGGCGGCCGCTGCGGGTAGGGCTGGACGCGGGCAACGGGACCGCCGGCATCACAGCCGTACCGATCATCGAGAACCTGGGCTGCGAGGTGCACGAACTCTACACCGAGATGGACGGCACCTTTCCCAACCACGAGGCCGATCCCACGGTGGCGGCCAACATGGCCGAACTGGTCGCGTTGGTCAAGGAGAAGGGGCTGGACGTGGGCCTCGGTTTCGATGGCGACGGCGATCGCCTCGGCGTGGTGGATGCCGACGGCAGCCTCGTCTACGGCGATCAGCTCATGATCCTTTTCAGCCGGGAAATACTCGGCCGCAAGCCGGGCGCCACCTTCGTCTCCGAGGTCAAATGCTCCCAGACCATGTACGACGACATCGAAAAGCATGGCGGACGGGCCATCATGTGGAAAACTGGCCACTCCATGATCAAGAAGAAGATGAAGGAGGTGAAGGCCGAACTGGCCGGCGAGATGAGCGGGCATCTTTTCTTCGCCGACCGCTACATGGGATTCGACGACGCGACCTATGCGGCCTGCCGCCTGCTGGAGATCCTGGCCGCCGAGAGAAAAACCATCGCCCAACTTCTGGCCGATGTCCCCAAGACCTGCAACACGCCGGAAATCCGGATGGATTGTCCCGACGACATCAAGTTCGATGTGGTAGCCCGCGTCACGGAATACTTCCGCCAGCGCGAAAAGGTCATCGACATCGACGGCGTGCGCGTCCTCTTCGACAACGGATGGGGCCTGGTGCGCGCCTCCAACACACAGCCGGCCCTGGTATTGCGCTTCGAAGCATTGTCGCAGGAGCGCTTGGCGGAGATCAGGAGCCAGGTGGAGACGGTGTTGGAGAAGATTAAAAAGGAAGTTTAA
- a CDS encoding MFS transporter: MNKPIFATLFFALFSTITGVGIVVPLLPVYAHDMGAAGIYIGLIFGAFSISRTFFLPYFGRLSDRKGRKPFIVVGLMAYTLVSAAFVVTTSVLQLVIIRFLQGIASAMIMPVVQAYVGDITPPGREGFMMGLFNMSLFLGLGLGPVVGGLINDHWSLRATFVCMGVLSLIGFVLCLWLLPPRREEAVVLRRRPPLSWRAIVSDRTVAGLFIFRLAYTAGIGVIWGFLPVLADTELHLSSARIGVLVMLGVLVSGAVQLPMGKLADKVSRTAMVVVGGVLAGAAMLAYQHAYSYEYLFVVSILFGLGGGTAMPALMAMAVTKGQQTAAMGSIISLLTMAHSIGMFVGSVGAGLLMDWFQLRYAFLVGAILMACGTVLFMMFTAGRAANEET; the protein is encoded by the coding sequence ATGAATAAACCCATCTTCGCGACGCTTTTCTTCGCCCTGTTTTCAACCATCACCGGGGTGGGCATCGTGGTGCCGCTGCTGCCGGTCTACGCCCACGACATGGGGGCCGCCGGCATTTACATCGGGCTGATCTTCGGCGCCTTTTCCATATCCCGCACCTTCTTCCTGCCCTATTTCGGAAGACTTTCGGACCGCAAGGGGCGCAAACCCTTTATCGTCGTGGGGTTGATGGCCTACACGCTGGTGTCGGCGGCCTTCGTGGTGACCACCAGCGTGCTTCAGCTCGTGATCATCCGCTTCCTGCAGGGCATCGCCTCGGCCATGATCATGCCCGTGGTGCAGGCCTATGTGGGCGACATCACGCCGCCGGGCCGGGAGGGCTTCATGATGGGGCTGTTCAACATGTCCCTGTTCCTGGGGCTGGGATTGGGTCCGGTGGTGGGCGGGCTGATCAACGACCACTGGAGCCTGCGGGCCACCTTCGTCTGCATGGGGGTGCTTTCGCTGATCGGCTTCGTCCTGTGCCTGTGGCTGTTGCCCCCCCGACGGGAAGAGGCCGTCGTTTTGCGCCGCCGGCCGCCGCTGTCCTGGCGCGCCATCGTCTCCGATCGAACCGTGGCCGGACTTTTTATCTTCCGACTCGCCTACACGGCCGGCATCGGTGTGATCTGGGGCTTTCTGCCGGTCCTGGCCGACACGGAGCTGCACCTGAGCAGCGCCAGGATCGGTGTGCTGGTGATGCTCGGCGTGCTCGTCTCCGGGGCGGTGCAACTGCCCATGGGCAAGCTGGCCGACAAAGTCAGTCGCACGGCCATGGTGGTCGTGGGCGGCGTGCTGGCCGGTGCGGCCATGCTGGCCTATCAGCACGCTTACAGCTACGAATACCTGTTTGTGGTCAGCATTCTCTTCGGCCTGGGCGGCGGAACGGCCATGCCGGCCCTCATGGCCATGGCCGTGACCAAGGGCCAGCAGACCGCTGCCATGGGATCGATCATATCCCTATTGACCATGGCCCACAGCATCGGTATGTTTGTCGGCTCGGTGGGCGCCGGACTGCTGATGGACTGGTTCCAGCTGCGCTACGCCTTCCTGGTCGGCGCGATCCTGATGGCGTGCGGCACGGTCCTGTTCATGATGTTCACGGCCGGCCGCGCAGCGAACGAAGAGACTTGA
- the tsaA gene encoding tRNA (N6-threonylcarbamoyladenosine(37)-N6)-methyltransferase TrmO, with translation MAAIEIHPIGIISTPYQKAEDMPIQPGGAAETAGVITIDEAYAEGLADIEGFSHIILIYLFHRSRGFELRVKPFLDDQLRGLFATRAPRRPNPVGLSVVSLVRREANILHVRNIDVLDGTPLIDLKPYVPSFDAPRVTATGWLEGKQGVEKTLRSDDRFSRPR, from the coding sequence ATGGCAGCCATTGAAATTCATCCTATCGGCATCATCTCCACTCCCTACCAGAAGGCCGAGGATATGCCCATCCAGCCGGGTGGTGCGGCCGAGACTGCGGGCGTGATCACCATCGACGAGGCTTACGCCGAGGGACTGGCGGATATCGAGGGATTTTCCCACATCATTTTAATCTACCTGTTTCACCGGAGCCGGGGATTCGAGCTGCGCGTAAAACCCTTTCTCGACGACCAGCTGCGCGGTCTGTTCGCCACCCGCGCGCCGCGCCGGCCCAATCCCGTCGGCCTGTCCGTGGTTTCCCTCGTCCGGCGGGAAGCCAACATCCTGCACGTCCGCAATATCGATGTGCTGGACGGCACCCCCCTGATCGATCTCAAGCCCTACGTGCCCTCGTTCGATGCGCCCCGGGTGACGGCTACCGGTTGGCTGGAAGGCAAACAGGGCGTGGAGAAGACGCTGCGCTCGGATGACCGCTTCAGCCGGCCTCGCTAG